In a single window of the Gossypium hirsutum isolate 1008001.06 chromosome A13, Gossypium_hirsutum_v2.1, whole genome shotgun sequence genome:
- the LOC121212712 gene encoding transcription elongation factor SPT6 homolog, which produces MLRFTERLTSTLPKSYSQLRNDGFHKVLWIIKELDKMWLLLQKHKSVHQMHQRKIYDEEYLKIDNSEKYTLNKQLFESISKPLNEAET; this is translated from the exons TTTACAGAAAGGCTTACTTCAACGCTGCCAAAAAGCTATTCCCAACTTAG GAATGATGGATTTCATAAG GTACTTTGGATTATAAAAGAATTAGACAAAATGTGGTTGCTCCTTCAGAAGCATAAGAGTGTGCATCAGATGCACCAAAGGAAAATTTACGATGAGGAATATCTGAAGATTGATAACAGTGAAAAGTATACTTTGAATAAGCAGTTATTCGAATCAATATCAAAGCCTCTCAATGAAGCTGAAACGTAG